One window from the genome of Nomascus leucogenys isolate Asia chromosome 12, Asia_NLE_v1, whole genome shotgun sequence encodes:
- the NHLH1 gene encoding helix-loop-helix protein 1, whose protein sequence is MMLNSDTMELDLPPTHSETESGFSDCGGGAGPDGAGPGGPGGGQARGPEPGEPGRKDLQHLSREERRRRRRATAKYRTAHATRERIRVEAFNLAFAELRKLLPTLPPDKKLSKIEILRLAICYISYLNHVLDV, encoded by the coding sequence ATGATGCTAAACTCAGACACCATGGAGCTGGACCTGCCGCCCACACACTCAGAGACTGAGTCGGGCTTCAGTGACtgtgggggcggggcgggcccTGATGGTGCCGGGCCTGGGGGCCCGGGAGGGGGCCAGGCCCGAGGCCCAGAGCCGGGAGAGCCTGGCCGGAAAGACCTGCAGCATCTGAGCCGCGAGGAGCGCCGGCGCCGGCGCCGCGCCACAGCCAAGTACCGCACGGCCCACGCCACGCGAGAGCGCATCCGCGTGGAAGCCTTCAACCTGGCCTTCGCCGAGCTGCGCAAGCTGCTGCCCACGCTGCCCCCCGACAAGAAGCTCTCCAAGATTGAGATCCTGCGCCTGGCCATCTGCTATATCTCCTACCTGAACCACGTGCTGGACGTCTGA